In the Lepus europaeus isolate LE1 chromosome 18, mLepTim1.pri, whole genome shotgun sequence genome, one interval contains:
- the MAPT gene encoding microtubule-associated protein tau isoform X16 → MAEPRQEFEATEEHAGGYAVLQDQEGDMDTGLKESPLQTPADDGSEEPGSETSDAKSTPTAEAEEAGVGDTPNLEDQAAGHVTQEALRVAGWQREAPERPLGQKQPEASAELVTPLPEQRPVFPEPPPPGGPQELPQEWGPTHGDLAKEGLASLKPASAGSLQKVPEIVKAQERLGGELGLQGGQASDPGPPSLICQDEPALSGAPLLPEGPREAAHQPPGPGPMDTEGSPELLACSEGHQGKERPGGPEEVDEDQDIDESSPQESPPSQVSPGQGGPPPGTLGLPAGGAVPLPVDFLSEVATETQARVPARRSPPPPGLLAAEPEAPPELPLHGEVTACVQHQEQELAHSKPDLEVTALPGGPGEKQEAQGPSLGQDTQEAGLPEPSRKHPAAGLPGRPASRVPKLKARLVSKGKDGTGSDDKKAKGADGKTGTKIATPRGAAPPGQKGAANATRIPAKTTPSPKTPPGTGESGKSGDRSGYSSPGSPGTPGSRSRTPSLPTPPTREPKKVAVVRTPPKSPSSAKSRLQTAPVPMPDLKNVKSKIGSTENLKHQPGGGKVQIINKKLDLSNVQSKCGSKDNIKHVPGGGSVQIVYKPVDLSKVTSKCGSLGNIHHKPGGGQVEVKSEKLDFKDRVQSKIGSLDNITHVPGGGNKKIETHKLTFRENAKAKTDHGAEIVYKSPVVSGDTSPRHLSNVSSTGSIDMVDSPQLATLADEVSASLAKQGL, encoded by the exons AGTCTCCCCTGCAGACCCCCGCCGATGACGGATCTGAGGAACCAGGCTCTGAGACCTCTGATGCTAAGAGCACTCCGACGGCCGAAG CTGAAGAAGCCGGCGTGGGAGACACCCCCAACCTGGAAGACCAAGCTGCGGGACATGTGACTCAAG AGGCGCTGAGAGTTGCCGGCTGGCAGAGGGAAGCACCTGAGCGGCCCCTGGGCCAGAAGCAGCCAGAAGCCTCGGCTGAGTTGGTCACACCCCTTCCTGAGCAGCGTCCCGTCTTCCCAGAGCCTCCTCCACCAGGAGGCCCTCAGGAGCTCCCCCAAGAGTGGGGACCAACACATGGGGACCTGGCCAAGGAGGGCCTGGCCTCTCTGAAGCCTGCGTCCGCCGGATCTCTGCAGAAGGTGCCTGAGATCGTCAAGGCCCAGGAACGCCTGGGCGGGGAGCTGGGGCTCCAAGGAGGCCAGGCCTCGGACCCAGGGCCCCCCAGCCTGATCTGCCAGGACGAGCCTGCCCTGTCTGGGGCTCCCCTCCTGCCTGAAGGGCCCAGAGAGGCCGCACACCAGCCCCCGGGGCCAGGACCCATGGACACTGAGGGAAGCCCTGAGCTGCTGGCGTGCTCGGAGGGGCACCAGGGCAAAGAGAGGCCGGGCGGCCCGGAAGAGGTAGATGAGGACCAGGACATCGACGAGTCCTCCCCACAGGAGTCGCCCCCCTCCCAGGTGTCTCCAGGCCAAGGTGGGCCACCCCCCGGGACCCTGGGGCTCCCCGCCGGTGGTGCCGTGCCACTTCCTGTCGACTTCCTCTCCGAAGTCGCCACAGAGACCCAGGCCCGGGTGCCCGCGAGGCGCAGCCCGCCCCCCCCGGGGCTGCTGGCAGCAGAGCCTGAGGCGCCCCCTGAGCTCCCCCTGCATGGGGAGGTCACAGCCTGTGTGCAgcaccaggagcaggagctggcacACTCCAAGCCGGATTTGGAAGTGACTGCACTGCCGGGGGGCCCTGGAGAGAAGCAAGAGGCCCAGGGCCCCTCCTTGGGACAGGATACACAAGAGGCTGGTCTTCCGGAACCATCTAGAAAGCACCCCGCAGCTGGTCTGCCCGGGAGGCCCGCCAGCCGGGTCCCGAAGCTCAAAG CTCGCTTGGTCAGTAAAGGCAAAGATGGGACTGGAAGCGATGACAAAAAAGCAAAG GGGGCTGATGGGAAAACTGGAACGAAGATCGCCACACCCCGGGGAGCTGCCCCTCCAGGCCAGAAAGGCGCAGCCAACGCCACCAGGATTCCCGCGAAAACCACGCCCTCCCCCAAGACCCCGCCGGGCACTG gtgaATCGGGGAAATCTGGGGACCGTAGCGGCTACAGCAGCCCCGGCTCCCCCGGCACCCCTGGCAGCCGCTCCCGCACTCCATCCCTGCCCACCCCGCCCACCCGGGAGCCCAAGAAGGTGGCAGTGGTCCGCACTCCGCCCAAGTCGCCGTCCTCCGCCAAGAGCCGCCTGCAGACGGCGCCTGTGCCCATGCCAGACCTGAAGAACGTCAAGTCCAAGATTGGCTCCACCGAAAATCTGAAGCACCAGCCGGGCGGCGGGAAG GTGCAGATAATTAATAAGAAGCTGGATCTTAGCAACGTCCAGTCCAAGTGTGGCTCAAAGGATAATATCAAACACGTCCCCGGAGGCGGCAGT GTGCAAATCGTCTACAAACCTGTCGACCTGAGCAAGGTGACCTCCAAGTGTGGCTCACTGGGCAACATCCATCATAAACCAG GAGGTGGCCAGGTGGAGGTGAAATCTGAGAAGCTGGACTTCAAGGATAGAGTCCAGTCGAAGATTGGGTCCCTGGATAACATCACCCACGTCCCTGGTGGAGGAAATAAAAAG aTCGAAACCCACAAGCTGACCTTCCGTGAGAACGCCAAAGCCAAGACGGACCACGGAGCGGAAATCGTGTACAAGTCGCCCGTGGTGTCTGGGGACACGTCTCCACGGCACCTCAGCAACGTGTCCTCCACCGGCAGCATCGACATGGTGGACTCGCCCCAGCTCGCCACGCTAGCCGACGAAGTGTCCGCCTCCCTGGCCAAGCAGGGTTTGTGA
- the MAPT gene encoding microtubule-associated protein tau isoform X2, whose product MAEPRQEFEATEEHAGGYAVLQDQEGDMDTGLKESPLQTPADDGSEEPGSETSDAKSTPTAEAEEAGVGDTPNLEDQAAGHVTQEALRVAGWQREAPERPLGQKQPEASAELVTPLPEQRPVFPEPPPPGGPQELPQEWGPTHGDLAKEGLASLKPASAGSLQKVPEIVKAQERLGGELGLQGGQASDPGPPSLICQDEPALSGAPLLPEGPREAAHQPPGPGPMDTEGSPELLACSEGHQGKERPGGPEEVDEDQDIDESSPQESPPSQVSPGQGGPPPGTLGLPAGGAVPLPVDFLSEVATETQARVPARRSPPPPGLLAAEPEAPPELPLHGEVTACVQHQEQELAHSKPDLEVTALPGGPGEKQEAQGPSLGQDTQEAGLPEPSRKHPAAGLPGRPASRVPKLKARLVSKGKDGTGSDDKKAKPPTPSSANTQRTRPCPSPTRPSPGSSDPLIKPSSPAVCPEPASSPKHVSSVTPRNGSSGTKEMKLKGADGKTGTKIATPRGAAPPGQKGAANATRIPAKTTPSPKTPPGTGESGKSGDRSGYSSPGSPGTPGSRSRTPSLPTPPTREPKKVAVVRTPPKSPSSAKSRLQTAPVPMPDLKNVKSKIGSTENLKHQPGGGKVQIINKKLDLSNVQSKCGSKDNIKHVPGGGSVQIVYKPVDLSKVTSKCGSLGNIHHKPGGGQVEVKSEKLDFKDRVQSKIGSLDNITHVPGGGNKKIETHKLTFRENAKAKTDHGAEIVYKSPVVSGDTSPRHLSNVSSTGSIDMVDSPQLATLADEVSASLAKQGL is encoded by the exons AGTCTCCCCTGCAGACCCCCGCCGATGACGGATCTGAGGAACCAGGCTCTGAGACCTCTGATGCTAAGAGCACTCCGACGGCCGAAG CTGAAGAAGCCGGCGTGGGAGACACCCCCAACCTGGAAGACCAAGCTGCGGGACATGTGACTCAAG AGGCGCTGAGAGTTGCCGGCTGGCAGAGGGAAGCACCTGAGCGGCCCCTGGGCCAGAAGCAGCCAGAAGCCTCGGCTGAGTTGGTCACACCCCTTCCTGAGCAGCGTCCCGTCTTCCCAGAGCCTCCTCCACCAGGAGGCCCTCAGGAGCTCCCCCAAGAGTGGGGACCAACACATGGGGACCTGGCCAAGGAGGGCCTGGCCTCTCTGAAGCCTGCGTCCGCCGGATCTCTGCAGAAGGTGCCTGAGATCGTCAAGGCCCAGGAACGCCTGGGCGGGGAGCTGGGGCTCCAAGGAGGCCAGGCCTCGGACCCAGGGCCCCCCAGCCTGATCTGCCAGGACGAGCCTGCCCTGTCTGGGGCTCCCCTCCTGCCTGAAGGGCCCAGAGAGGCCGCACACCAGCCCCCGGGGCCAGGACCCATGGACACTGAGGGAAGCCCTGAGCTGCTGGCGTGCTCGGAGGGGCACCAGGGCAAAGAGAGGCCGGGCGGCCCGGAAGAGGTAGATGAGGACCAGGACATCGACGAGTCCTCCCCACAGGAGTCGCCCCCCTCCCAGGTGTCTCCAGGCCAAGGTGGGCCACCCCCCGGGACCCTGGGGCTCCCCGCCGGTGGTGCCGTGCCACTTCCTGTCGACTTCCTCTCCGAAGTCGCCACAGAGACCCAGGCCCGGGTGCCCGCGAGGCGCAGCCCGCCCCCCCCGGGGCTGCTGGCAGCAGAGCCTGAGGCGCCCCCTGAGCTCCCCCTGCATGGGGAGGTCACAGCCTGTGTGCAgcaccaggagcaggagctggcacACTCCAAGCCGGATTTGGAAGTGACTGCACTGCCGGGGGGCCCTGGAGAGAAGCAAGAGGCCCAGGGCCCCTCCTTGGGACAGGATACACAAGAGGCTGGTCTTCCGGAACCATCTAGAAAGCACCCCGCAGCTGGTCTGCCCGGGAGGCCCGCCAGCCGGGTCCCGAAGCTCAAAG CTCGCTTGGTCAGTAAAGGCAAAGATGGGACTGGAAGCGATGACAAAAAAGCAAAG CCACCCACACCTTCCTCTGCTAACACGCAGAGAACTAGGCCCTGCCCTAGCCCCACACGCCCCTCTCCTGGTAGCTCAGACCCTTTGATCAAACCCTCCAGCCCTGCCGTGTGCCCAGAGCCAGCTTCCTCTCCTAAACACGTCTCTTCTGTCACACCCCGAAATGGCAGTTCTGGAACAAAGGAGATGAAGCTCAAG GGGGCTGATGGGAAAACTGGAACGAAGATCGCCACACCCCGGGGAGCTGCCCCTCCAGGCCAGAAAGGCGCAGCCAACGCCACCAGGATTCCCGCGAAAACCACGCCCTCCCCCAAGACCCCGCCGGGCACTG gtgaATCGGGGAAATCTGGGGACCGTAGCGGCTACAGCAGCCCCGGCTCCCCCGGCACCCCTGGCAGCCGCTCCCGCACTCCATCCCTGCCCACCCCGCCCACCCGGGAGCCCAAGAAGGTGGCAGTGGTCCGCACTCCGCCCAAGTCGCCGTCCTCCGCCAAGAGCCGCCTGCAGACGGCGCCTGTGCCCATGCCAGACCTGAAGAACGTCAAGTCCAAGATTGGCTCCACCGAAAATCTGAAGCACCAGCCGGGCGGCGGGAAG GTGCAGATAATTAATAAGAAGCTGGATCTTAGCAACGTCCAGTCCAAGTGTGGCTCAAAGGATAATATCAAACACGTCCCCGGAGGCGGCAGT GTGCAAATCGTCTACAAACCTGTCGACCTGAGCAAGGTGACCTCCAAGTGTGGCTCACTGGGCAACATCCATCATAAACCAG GAGGTGGCCAGGTGGAGGTGAAATCTGAGAAGCTGGACTTCAAGGATAGAGTCCAGTCGAAGATTGGGTCCCTGGATAACATCACCCACGTCCCTGGTGGAGGAAATAAAAAG aTCGAAACCCACAAGCTGACCTTCCGTGAGAACGCCAAAGCCAAGACGGACCACGGAGCGGAAATCGTGTACAAGTCGCCCGTGGTGTCTGGGGACACGTCTCCACGGCACCTCAGCAACGTGTCCTCCACCGGCAGCATCGACATGGTGGACTCGCCCCAGCTCGCCACGCTAGCCGACGAAGTGTCCGCCTCCCTGGCCAAGCAGGGTTTGTGA
- the MAPT gene encoding microtubule-associated protein tau isoform X5, producing MAEPRQEFEATEEHAGGYAVLQDQEGDMDTGLKESPLQTPADDGSEEPGSETSDAKSTPTAEDVTAPLVDERAPGEQAAAQPDADIPEGTTAEEAGVGDTPNLEDQAAGHVTQEALRVAGWQREAPERPLGQKQPEASAELVTPLPEQRPVFPEPPPPGGPQELPQEWGPTHGDLAKEGLASLKPASAGSLQKVPEIVKAQERLGGELGLQGGQASDPGPPSLICQDEPALSGAPLLPEGPREAAHQPPGPGPMDTEGSPELLACSEGHQGKERPGGPEEVDEDQDIDESSPQESPPSQVSPGQGGPPPGTLGLPAGGAVPLPVDFLSEVATETQARVPARRSPPPPGLLAAEPEAPPELPLHGEVTACVQHQEQELAHSKPDLEVTALPGGPGEKQEAQGPSLGQDTQEAGLPEPSRKHPAAGLPGRPASRVPKLKARLVSKGKDGTGSDDKKAKGADGKTGTKIATPRGAAPPGQKGAANATRIPAKTTPSPKTPPGTGESGKSGDRSGYSSPGSPGTPGSRSRTPSLPTPPTREPKKVAVVRTPPKSPSSAKSRLQTAPVPMPDLKNVKSKIGSTENLKHQPGGGKVQIVYKPVDLSKVTSKCGSLGNIHHKPGGGQVEVKSEKLDFKDRVQSKIGSLDNITHVPGGGNKKIETHKLTFRENAKAKTDHGAEIVYKSPVVSGDTSPRHLSNVSSTGSIDMVDSPQLATLADEVSASLAKQGL from the exons AGTCTCCCCTGCAGACCCCCGCCGATGACGGATCTGAGGAACCAGGCTCTGAGACCTCTGATGCTAAGAGCACTCCGACGGCCGAAG ACGTGACAGCGCCCCTAGTGGATGAGCGAGCCCCTGGCGAGCAGGCCGCCGCCCAGCCCGACGCGGACATCCCCGAAGGAACCACAG CTGAAGAAGCCGGCGTGGGAGACACCCCCAACCTGGAAGACCAAGCTGCGGGACATGTGACTCAAG AGGCGCTGAGAGTTGCCGGCTGGCAGAGGGAAGCACCTGAGCGGCCCCTGGGCCAGAAGCAGCCAGAAGCCTCGGCTGAGTTGGTCACACCCCTTCCTGAGCAGCGTCCCGTCTTCCCAGAGCCTCCTCCACCAGGAGGCCCTCAGGAGCTCCCCCAAGAGTGGGGACCAACACATGGGGACCTGGCCAAGGAGGGCCTGGCCTCTCTGAAGCCTGCGTCCGCCGGATCTCTGCAGAAGGTGCCTGAGATCGTCAAGGCCCAGGAACGCCTGGGCGGGGAGCTGGGGCTCCAAGGAGGCCAGGCCTCGGACCCAGGGCCCCCCAGCCTGATCTGCCAGGACGAGCCTGCCCTGTCTGGGGCTCCCCTCCTGCCTGAAGGGCCCAGAGAGGCCGCACACCAGCCCCCGGGGCCAGGACCCATGGACACTGAGGGAAGCCCTGAGCTGCTGGCGTGCTCGGAGGGGCACCAGGGCAAAGAGAGGCCGGGCGGCCCGGAAGAGGTAGATGAGGACCAGGACATCGACGAGTCCTCCCCACAGGAGTCGCCCCCCTCCCAGGTGTCTCCAGGCCAAGGTGGGCCACCCCCCGGGACCCTGGGGCTCCCCGCCGGTGGTGCCGTGCCACTTCCTGTCGACTTCCTCTCCGAAGTCGCCACAGAGACCCAGGCCCGGGTGCCCGCGAGGCGCAGCCCGCCCCCCCCGGGGCTGCTGGCAGCAGAGCCTGAGGCGCCCCCTGAGCTCCCCCTGCATGGGGAGGTCACAGCCTGTGTGCAgcaccaggagcaggagctggcacACTCCAAGCCGGATTTGGAAGTGACTGCACTGCCGGGGGGCCCTGGAGAGAAGCAAGAGGCCCAGGGCCCCTCCTTGGGACAGGATACACAAGAGGCTGGTCTTCCGGAACCATCTAGAAAGCACCCCGCAGCTGGTCTGCCCGGGAGGCCCGCCAGCCGGGTCCCGAAGCTCAAAG CTCGCTTGGTCAGTAAAGGCAAAGATGGGACTGGAAGCGATGACAAAAAAGCAAAG GGGGCTGATGGGAAAACTGGAACGAAGATCGCCACACCCCGGGGAGCTGCCCCTCCAGGCCAGAAAGGCGCAGCCAACGCCACCAGGATTCCCGCGAAAACCACGCCCTCCCCCAAGACCCCGCCGGGCACTG gtgaATCGGGGAAATCTGGGGACCGTAGCGGCTACAGCAGCCCCGGCTCCCCCGGCACCCCTGGCAGCCGCTCCCGCACTCCATCCCTGCCCACCCCGCCCACCCGGGAGCCCAAGAAGGTGGCAGTGGTCCGCACTCCGCCCAAGTCGCCGTCCTCCGCCAAGAGCCGCCTGCAGACGGCGCCTGTGCCCATGCCAGACCTGAAGAACGTCAAGTCCAAGATTGGCTCCACCGAAAATCTGAAGCACCAGCCGGGCGGCGGGAAG GTGCAAATCGTCTACAAACCTGTCGACCTGAGCAAGGTGACCTCCAAGTGTGGCTCACTGGGCAACATCCATCATAAACCAG GAGGTGGCCAGGTGGAGGTGAAATCTGAGAAGCTGGACTTCAAGGATAGAGTCCAGTCGAAGATTGGGTCCCTGGATAACATCACCCACGTCCCTGGTGGAGGAAATAAAAAG aTCGAAACCCACAAGCTGACCTTCCGTGAGAACGCCAAAGCCAAGACGGACCACGGAGCGGAAATCGTGTACAAGTCGCCCGTGGTGTCTGGGGACACGTCTCCACGGCACCTCAGCAACGTGTCCTCCACCGGCAGCATCGACATGGTGGACTCGCCCCAGCTCGCCACGCTAGCCGACGAAGTGTCCGCCTCCCTGGCCAAGCAGGGTTTGTGA
- the MAPT gene encoding microtubule-associated protein tau isoform X7, translating into MAEPRQEFEATEEHAGGYAVLQDQEGDMDTGLKESPLQTPADDGSEEPGSETSDAKSTPTAEDVTAPLVDERAPGEQAAAQPDADIPEGTTAEEAGVGDTPNLEDQAAGHVTQARLVSKGKDGTGSDDKKAKGADGKTGTKIATPRGAAPPGQKGAANATRIPAKTTPSPKTPPGTGESGKSGDRSGYSSPGSPGTPGSRSRTPSLPTPPTREPKKVAVVRTPPKSPSSAKSRLQTAPVPMPDLKNVKSKIGSTENLKHQPGGGKVQIINKKLDLSNVQSKCGSKDNIKHVPGGGSVQIVYKPVDLSKVTSKCGSLGNIHHKPGGGQVEVKSEKLDFKDRVQSKIGSLDNITHVPGGGNKKIETHKLTFRENAKAKTDHGAEIVYKSPVVSGDTSPRHLSNVSSTGSIDMVDSPQLATLADEVSASLAKQGL; encoded by the exons AGTCTCCCCTGCAGACCCCCGCCGATGACGGATCTGAGGAACCAGGCTCTGAGACCTCTGATGCTAAGAGCACTCCGACGGCCGAAG ACGTGACAGCGCCCCTAGTGGATGAGCGAGCCCCTGGCGAGCAGGCCGCCGCCCAGCCCGACGCGGACATCCCCGAAGGAACCACAG CTGAAGAAGCCGGCGTGGGAGACACCCCCAACCTGGAAGACCAAGCTGCGGGACATGTGACTCAAG CTCGCTTGGTCAGTAAAGGCAAAGATGGGACTGGAAGCGATGACAAAAAAGCAAAG GGGGCTGATGGGAAAACTGGAACGAAGATCGCCACACCCCGGGGAGCTGCCCCTCCAGGCCAGAAAGGCGCAGCCAACGCCACCAGGATTCCCGCGAAAACCACGCCCTCCCCCAAGACCCCGCCGGGCACTG gtgaATCGGGGAAATCTGGGGACCGTAGCGGCTACAGCAGCCCCGGCTCCCCCGGCACCCCTGGCAGCCGCTCCCGCACTCCATCCCTGCCCACCCCGCCCACCCGGGAGCCCAAGAAGGTGGCAGTGGTCCGCACTCCGCCCAAGTCGCCGTCCTCCGCCAAGAGCCGCCTGCAGACGGCGCCTGTGCCCATGCCAGACCTGAAGAACGTCAAGTCCAAGATTGGCTCCACCGAAAATCTGAAGCACCAGCCGGGCGGCGGGAAG GTGCAGATAATTAATAAGAAGCTGGATCTTAGCAACGTCCAGTCCAAGTGTGGCTCAAAGGATAATATCAAACACGTCCCCGGAGGCGGCAGT GTGCAAATCGTCTACAAACCTGTCGACCTGAGCAAGGTGACCTCCAAGTGTGGCTCACTGGGCAACATCCATCATAAACCAG GAGGTGGCCAGGTGGAGGTGAAATCTGAGAAGCTGGACTTCAAGGATAGAGTCCAGTCGAAGATTGGGTCCCTGGATAACATCACCCACGTCCCTGGTGGAGGAAATAAAAAG aTCGAAACCCACAAGCTGACCTTCCGTGAGAACGCCAAAGCCAAGACGGACCACGGAGCGGAAATCGTGTACAAGTCGCCCGTGGTGTCTGGGGACACGTCTCCACGGCACCTCAGCAACGTGTCCTCCACCGGCAGCATCGACATGGTGGACTCGCCCCAGCTCGCCACGCTAGCCGACGAAGTGTCCGCCTCCCTGGCCAAGCAGGGTTTGTGA
- the MAPT gene encoding microtubule-associated protein tau isoform X6, translating into MAEPRQEFEATEEHAGGYAVLQDQEGDMDTGLKESPLQTPADDGSEEPGSETSDAKSTPTAEDVTAPLVDERAPGEQAAAQPDADIPEGTTAEEAGVGDTPNLEDQAAGHVTQARLVSKGKDGTGSDDKKAKPPTPSSANTQRTRPCPSPTRPSPGSSDPLIKPSSPAVCPEPASSPKHVSSVTPRNGSSGTKEMKLKGADGKTGTKIATPRGAAPPGQKGAANATRIPAKTTPSPKTPPGTGESGKSGDRSGYSSPGSPGTPGSRSRTPSLPTPPTREPKKVAVVRTPPKSPSSAKSRLQTAPVPMPDLKNVKSKIGSTENLKHQPGGGKVQIINKKLDLSNVQSKCGSKDNIKHVPGGGSVQIVYKPVDLSKVTSKCGSLGNIHHKPGGGQVEVKSEKLDFKDRVQSKIGSLDNITHVPGGGNKKIETHKLTFRENAKAKTDHGAEIVYKSPVVSGDTSPRHLSNVSSTGSIDMVDSPQLATLADEVSASLAKQGL; encoded by the exons AGTCTCCCCTGCAGACCCCCGCCGATGACGGATCTGAGGAACCAGGCTCTGAGACCTCTGATGCTAAGAGCACTCCGACGGCCGAAG ACGTGACAGCGCCCCTAGTGGATGAGCGAGCCCCTGGCGAGCAGGCCGCCGCCCAGCCCGACGCGGACATCCCCGAAGGAACCACAG CTGAAGAAGCCGGCGTGGGAGACACCCCCAACCTGGAAGACCAAGCTGCGGGACATGTGACTCAAG CTCGCTTGGTCAGTAAAGGCAAAGATGGGACTGGAAGCGATGACAAAAAAGCAAAG CCACCCACACCTTCCTCTGCTAACACGCAGAGAACTAGGCCCTGCCCTAGCCCCACACGCCCCTCTCCTGGTAGCTCAGACCCTTTGATCAAACCCTCCAGCCCTGCCGTGTGCCCAGAGCCAGCTTCCTCTCCTAAACACGTCTCTTCTGTCACACCCCGAAATGGCAGTTCTGGAACAAAGGAGATGAAGCTCAAG GGGGCTGATGGGAAAACTGGAACGAAGATCGCCACACCCCGGGGAGCTGCCCCTCCAGGCCAGAAAGGCGCAGCCAACGCCACCAGGATTCCCGCGAAAACCACGCCCTCCCCCAAGACCCCGCCGGGCACTG gtgaATCGGGGAAATCTGGGGACCGTAGCGGCTACAGCAGCCCCGGCTCCCCCGGCACCCCTGGCAGCCGCTCCCGCACTCCATCCCTGCCCACCCCGCCCACCCGGGAGCCCAAGAAGGTGGCAGTGGTCCGCACTCCGCCCAAGTCGCCGTCCTCCGCCAAGAGCCGCCTGCAGACGGCGCCTGTGCCCATGCCAGACCTGAAGAACGTCAAGTCCAAGATTGGCTCCACCGAAAATCTGAAGCACCAGCCGGGCGGCGGGAAG GTGCAGATAATTAATAAGAAGCTGGATCTTAGCAACGTCCAGTCCAAGTGTGGCTCAAAGGATAATATCAAACACGTCCCCGGAGGCGGCAGT GTGCAAATCGTCTACAAACCTGTCGACCTGAGCAAGGTGACCTCCAAGTGTGGCTCACTGGGCAACATCCATCATAAACCAG GAGGTGGCCAGGTGGAGGTGAAATCTGAGAAGCTGGACTTCAAGGATAGAGTCCAGTCGAAGATTGGGTCCCTGGATAACATCACCCACGTCCCTGGTGGAGGAAATAAAAAG aTCGAAACCCACAAGCTGACCTTCCGTGAGAACGCCAAAGCCAAGACGGACCACGGAGCGGAAATCGTGTACAAGTCGCCCGTGGTGTCTGGGGACACGTCTCCACGGCACCTCAGCAACGTGTCCTCCACCGGCAGCATCGACATGGTGGACTCGCCCCAGCTCGCCACGCTAGCCGACGAAGTGTCCGCCTCCCTGGCCAAGCAGGGTTTGTGA